A region of the Nitrospira sp. genome:
CCTCCTCTAATTTCGCAAGCAGCAGCTGGTGAGGCTTCAGAAACCGCTCCAACTCGGGAGAGAGACTCTTGCCGAACTGCTCGAGCGCATTAAGCACCTTCTTCGCACGGTTGCCAAGCCACAGCTCGTGTGGATTGTCGCCGCCCTTCTGCCATCTCCTGGCTTCCACTTCAGCATGATCGATATCACGCAAGGCTTCCCCGCTCTTCTCAATCCAATCTTTGAGCTCCGGCCAGGCAGTAAACAACTTCTCATGGGCGACCTCCACGACGGCCTCTTGGCCGGTCCCGCTCGTGACCAAGACGCGGCACTCTTGTCCTGCCAATGCGTCGATGAGCTTCTTGGCGGCCTGATTCGAACTGAACATCGAAACGGCCGCGCGGCGTCGCGTCGGCGGGCGTTCTCGTTCGAGGTGCATGAGTTCGGCAAAGACGCGGTCGAACGATCCGCCCACCTGTTCGTCCAAACCAGACAAGACGTCATTGGTCTTTGTCGCGATCGCACCGACCACACCACCAATGGCCTCATAGGCCTCCATCCTAAAGATCCGGCCCTTACGCCTCTCAAAGAGTTGCTTGAGGGCATATTCGACAAGGGCCAGGTTCCCCGGCTCTTGCCCAGTATCCTGCAAGATCCGCTCGACAAGTCCCTGCTCAAACTCGTATCCGGTGGCGTGAGCCGGTTTCTCGATCATGTCCTGCAATACCCTCGGCGATACAGGACCCAAGTGATGCCGGTAAGGACTGTTGAGCAGGGCCAGGGTTGATTCGTACTCTTCCAGCTTCCCAAGAAATTCGCTACGGATAGTGGCGATGACTCTGAGCCGATTGGTCTGGTCTTGCGCCGTGCCGATCACTTGCTCAAGAAACGTCTGAATGTCCGGCTCGTGAAAGCCACTCGTAAACACCTCCTCGAATTGATCGACGAACAGGATCAATTCCTGCCCTTGGGTGAGATGCTGAGAGAGGAGGTCCCGAAACGTCGAGCCTGTGGCTGTCAATCGTGGCCGAACGGCGAGCTGGAAGATCTCTTTGAGTCCACGGGCCAACGCATCCCAGGGGGTGTCGCCATCGCTCGGCTGGATGCGCTGCCATAGCCATTGCGCGTTTCCAGGTAATCGCCCTTGTTTGGTAATAGCCTGCCAGACTCCCGCCGCGACCACGGACGATTTCCCAGATCCAGACGCCCCGATGACGAGCAGTGTGCGTCCCCCCGGCTCACTCATCTTGGCGACGAGCTCGTCCACTTCACGATCACGCCCGAAGAACAACGGCGCATAGTCCTGGTTAAACCACAGCAACCCCCGATAGGGCGACGTGCCCTCCGGCCAATCGATGCGAACCTGCCGCGGGCTTGGCTGCCCTCTCTCTTCTTCATCTTCCTTCAACGCTTGGTAAATAAGTTTCTCAAGCTCATCGACATTGCTAAACGATGCACACATCACTTTTGCATCATTCAGTCGTTGACGAAACTGCTCCTGCCGATCGCCATACCTCACATCCATGAAGCGCCTCAGTGGAACCGACGCCTCCGGATCGAGTAGGAAAAGGAACCGTTTTATGGTTGGTGCTTCCGTCGCCGCTTGAAATTCGAGTTCGGCATAGGAGACTTCTGGCTGGTCACGAACAGGAGAGCCATAGCGCAACCCGATCAACCCAATATAGACATCGCATTCACGAACGCACTTCTTACAGTACTCGGCAGGTTTTTCATCTCGCGCCGTGAAATACCCCATATCGCGTGGCACACTTCCAGCCCGATTCACCGCCGCAACTGCAGCGTCGATAAACGATCTCTTTTCAGGATACTTAGCGAATTCTGACGTGTGACTGATGAACACTTTAAGAATCTTCGTCATCTTTGCACTCTCAAGGGTGGGTACGTACGCAGCGCATTCTACGCTTCCATTAGACAAAGGCAAGAACCAGGAACAGCCTTGGCCACTCTCGTCCCTGCTCCGTCATTGATCCAATCGTCACCAATTGCTACGATGGTCGGTCTTTCACCTGTGGAATCGCTCGCTATGCCAAACCCACTGCCCCCCAAACCCTCGACCGATCACCTCATCATTGAAGGCGCCCGGCAGAATAATCTGAAGAACGTCTCGCTTCAGATTCCCCACAACAAAGTCACGGCTATCACTGGCGTCTCAGGATCGGGAAAATCCTCGCTCGCGTTCGACACAATCTTCGCGGAAGGGCAATGGCGCTATGTCGAGTCGCTCTCGACTTATGCCCGCATGTTTCTCGATAAGGTGGCTCGCCCGGACGTTGATCGCATTCTCAACGTGCGCCCGGCCATTGCCATCGAGCAGAAGAATCAAGTGCGCACATCGCGCTCGACGGTTGGGACGACGACGGAAATTGCCGATCTCCTGCGCCTGCTCTTCGCCAAGATCGGCAAGTCCATCTGTCCTGACTGTACGCAAGAGGCCCGATCGTTCCAGCCAGACAGCGTGGCAGACGACCTGCTGACACGATGGCCTGATGCCAGGGCCATGATACTGTTCCCAATCGCAACTCCTTCACCCAAGGAAGAGGCGACTTTTGTCCAATCACTCCTGACGCGGGGGTTTGCCAGGCTCAAAGCAAACAACGAGATCGTTGATCTACATGAGGTCGGACAGCGTTCACTCCACAAGCTCTCCTCGCTCCACATCGTCCTCGATCGCCTAGTGATCCGGGAAGACAACCGCACTCGTCTCGTCGAAGCAGTGGAAACAGCCTTCCGCGAAGGAGAGGGCCGCTGCTCAATCGACCTCATCGGTCATGGACAACAGTCGTACAGCACGAAATCGCTCTGCCAGAAATGCGGGCGCACCTTCGAGCCCCTGCGGCCGGTTCTCTTTTCGTTCAACCATCCGTTCGGCGCCTGTCCCGAGTGCAAAGGCTTCGGCAATGTGCTGCGGTACGATCCTGAACTGGTGATCCCTGACCAAGCCAAGTCACTTGCCGATGGAGCGGTGGAACCTTGGAGTAAACCGAGCTCTGCCTGGTGGCAGAAGCAAATGATCACTGCGATGAAACGAAAAGGCGTCGATATCACGATCCCGTTCACATCGCTTCCCACGGATACTCAGCAACTGCTCTGGCAGGGTGACAAGTCCTTCGATGGGATCAACGACTTCTTCGAGCACCTGGAAGGCAAACGCTACAAGCTCCATGTCCGTGTCTTTCTCAGCCGTTACCGTACGCCTTTCGATTGTCCTGGTTGCCATGGCAGCCGCCTGAAGCCGGACGCGCTGTTTGTCAAAATCGCCGATGCCGATATTCATGCGACGACGGAACGGACCGTCGAGAGTCTTTCAGGATGGGTAGACTCCTTACCCCTCTCGCCCACTGAGCAAGCGATCGCCGAAGATATTCTCCGTCAGCTCACGGCCAAACTGAGCTTCCTCCAACGAGTCGGCCTTGGGTATCTGACGCTCAACCGACAGACGAAAACGCTGTCCGGTGGTGAGGCGCAACGAGTTGCGCTGGCGAATCAGCTGGGTTCTCGGCTCGTTGGCACACTCTACGTCCTGGATGAACCGACGATTGGCCTTCATCCAAGGGATACCGACCTCCTCGCCGAGATCCTTCACGATCTTGCCAATACCGGAAACACCGTCGTGGTCGTTGAGCATGATCGCCGCATGATCGAATCAGCCGACTACATCGTTGAACTCGGTCCTCACTCCGGTGAAAAGGGCGGCGAGATTGTCTGTGCGGCACCAGCCAATGAATTCATCCAGGACCGTCGTCCCACAACGGCTCGATACTTGCGAGGCGAAGACCGCATTCCCCTGCCCGTCAAGCGACGACCCGGCAACGGCAAGATGCTGGTGATGGCTGGCGTGGCTGAACATAACCTGAAAGACCTGTCCGTTCGGATTCCCCTCGGCATGCTCGTGTGTGTCACCGGCGTCTCCGGCTCTGGCAAAAGTACATTAGTCGAAGACACTCTCTACCGCGCCGTGGCCCGCGCGTTTCGCGTGGACTCCCTTCCCATGGGGCGCTTTAAGGCCATCAAAGGCATCGAACACCTCAAAGGCATCAAGTTGATCGACCAACAGCCGATCGGACGCACTCCTCGCTCCAACCCCATCACCTACCTGAAAGCCTTCGATGAGATCCGCCGGCTGTTTGCGTCTGAACGGGAAGCACTCACGCGAGGATTCACACCAGGCCACTTTTCGTTTAATGCCTCTGGCGGTCGCTGTGAACGCTGCGAAGGCAGCGGTGTGGAAAAGCTAGAGATGTATTTCTTCGAGGATATCTACGCACCCTGCGAG
Encoded here:
- the uvrA gene encoding excinuclease ABC subunit A, yielding MPNPLPPKPSTDHLIIEGARQNNLKNVSLQIPHNKVTAITGVSGSGKSSLAFDTIFAEGQWRYVESLSTYARMFLDKVARPDVDRILNVRPAIAIEQKNQVRTSRSTVGTTTEIADLLRLLFAKIGKSICPDCTQEARSFQPDSVADDLLTRWPDARAMILFPIATPSPKEEATFVQSLLTRGFARLKANNEIVDLHEVGQRSLHKLSSLHIVLDRLVIREDNRTRLVEAVETAFREGEGRCSIDLIGHGQQSYSTKSLCQKCGRTFEPLRPVLFSFNHPFGACPECKGFGNVLRYDPELVIPDQAKSLADGAVEPWSKPSSAWWQKQMITAMKRKGVDITIPFTSLPTDTQQLLWQGDKSFDGINDFFEHLEGKRYKLHVRVFLSRYRTPFDCPGCHGSRLKPDALFVKIADADIHATTERTVESLSGWVDSLPLSPTEQAIAEDILRQLTAKLSFLQRVGLGYLTLNRQTKTLSGGEAQRVALANQLGSRLVGTLYVLDEPTIGLHPRDTDLLAEILHDLANTGNTVVVVEHDRRMIESADYIVELGPHSGEKGGEIVCAAPANEFIQDRRPTTARYLRGEDRIPLPVKRRPGNGKMLVMAGVAEHNLKDLSVRIPLGMLVCVTGVSGSGKSTLVEDTLYRAVARAFRVDSLPMGRFKAIKGIEHLKGIKLIDQQPIGRTPRSNPITYLKAFDEIRRLFASEREALTRGFTPGHFSFNASGGRCERCEGSGVEKLEMYFFEDIYAPCEVCDGKRFKPEVLKIRYRGKNISDVLGMTVEEALSFFTGMPKLQERLHLLTSIGLGYLRLGQSATTLSGGEAQRLKIAAELKDSSAKDVLYVMDEPTTGLHFDDIKKLLTVLHKLVNAGNTLVVVEHNLDVIKSADWIIDLGPEGGAAGGQIIAEGRPEQVAKVAASHTGQFLGKIS
- a CDS encoding DUF4062 domain-containing protein, with the protein product MTKILKVFISHTSEFAKYPEKRSFIDAAVAAVNRAGSVPRDMGYFTARDEKPAEYCKKCVRECDVYIGLIGLRYGSPVRDQPEVSYAELEFQAATEAPTIKRFLFLLDPEASVPLRRFMDVRYGDRQEQFRQRLNDAKVMCASFSNVDELEKLIYQALKEDEEERGQPSPRQVRIDWPEGTSPYRGLLWFNQDYAPLFFGRDREVDELVAKMSEPGGRTLLVIGASGSGKSSVVAAGVWQAITKQGRLPGNAQWLWQRIQPSDGDTPWDALARGLKEIFQLAVRPRLTATGSTFRDLLSQHLTQGQELILFVDQFEEVFTSGFHEPDIQTFLEQVIGTAQDQTNRLRVIATIRSEFLGKLEEYESTLALLNSPYRHHLGPVSPRVLQDMIEKPAHATGYEFEQGLVERILQDTGQEPGNLALVEYALKQLFERRKGRIFRMEAYEAIGGVVGAIATKTNDVLSGLDEQVGGSFDRVFAELMHLERERPPTRRRAAVSMFSSNQAAKKLIDALAGQECRVLVTSGTGQEAVVEVAHEKLFTAWPELKDWIEKSGEALRDIDHAEVEARRWQKGGDNPHELWLGNRAKKVLNALEQFGKSLSPELERFLKPHQLLLAKLEEELSHQERLLIGQTLAEFGDTRPGVGVKDGVPDIVWIDIPGGSVKLEDGDHVFEVKPFRMAKYPVTNAQFAAFITATDGYRNEEWWKDIEQSEEACTASWHEANAPRETVSWYEAVAFCRWLSHHQPDQPVRLPTEWEWQQAATGGDPEREYPWEGGRDGSRCNSYESRLNRTTAVGMYPQGATQQGVLDMMGNVWEWCVNKTRNSERLETMRIDKGGDRRVIRGGSWDYRLGSSRVSLRNGCDAGYRGAGSVHLRETRDDIGNADSRDNGILGFRLALDLS